From the genome of Psychroserpens ponticola, one region includes:
- a CDS encoding serine O-acetyltransferase produces the protein MMRNIKADLYRYGKQTSILLGFKEPGFRYMYFLRKAAVHKKRSFLGLFFHFIVRRLSHKYGFQIPVSTSIGEGFYIGHFGTIVINEKATIGKNCNIAHNITIGQANRGKLKGVPTIGDMVWIGTGAVIVGNITIANNVLIAPNAYVNFDVPEGSIVLGNPAKIINRDNPTLGYINNILS, from the coding sequence ATGATGAGAAATATAAAAGCTGATTTGTATAGATATGGAAAACAAACCTCAATCCTCTTAGGGTTTAAGGAGCCTGGTTTTAGGTATATGTATTTCCTACGAAAAGCTGCTGTACATAAGAAAAGATCATTTCTAGGACTTTTCTTTCATTTTATTGTTAGAAGACTGAGTCATAAGTATGGTTTTCAAATCCCTGTGTCTACTTCTATTGGAGAAGGTTTCTATATAGGCCATTTTGGCACCATCGTAATCAATGAAAAAGCGACAATAGGTAAGAATTGCAATATCGCACATAATATTACAATTGGACAAGCCAACAGAGGTAAGTTAAAAGGCGTCCCAACTATTGGAGATATGGTTTGGATTGGAACAGGAGCAGTAATCGTTGGCAACATAACGATTGCCAACAATGTTTTAATAGCACCAAATGCTTATGTTAATTTTGATGTTCCTGAAGGTTCTATTGTCTTAGGTAATCCTGCTAAAATAATTAATAGAGATAATCCTACTTTAGGTTATATAAACAATATTTTATCTTAA
- a CDS encoding O-antigen ligase family protein → MKLFKYVILILLVCNIPSVVLFSYGASMGSLLSYITTALLLFFYLINKKHQFAWPFVIFAVSYFLISGVVEVPDEKYFYIDFIKYVILIICGGELARKTSIVELYIILLIAALSILVNAVAFPLDYGRYSGFFLDPNSAGFACLLGIALSFAIKNNTLKYIGLSICTFCGALTFSRTFFLLWLIMLLISVFQNKNNIKIFVGGFAAILLLLSVATSLKLNPERLSILDSLVDDGQVSQSIDEDSRTETWALYYDKIYESPFVGNGYKSFMSDYIYDVGVHNNYLRVFGDAGFFPFLVFLGTYLFMFFKSLQNFKTKPYQLLLALSLLTLGLTNHNFDTLYHVTIVSLWLYFKITITDDPDSIDNNEEELELNSTSI, encoded by the coding sequence ATGAAATTATTTAAATACGTTATCTTAATACTATTAGTATGTAACATTCCAAGTGTTGTACTATTTAGTTATGGTGCGTCAATGGGTAGTTTATTAAGTTATATTACTACTGCCTTGTTACTCTTCTTTTATCTAATAAATAAGAAACATCAATTTGCGTGGCCTTTTGTAATATTTGCGGTTTCTTATTTTTTAATCTCAGGTGTCGTTGAAGTTCCTGATGAAAAATATTTCTATATTGACTTCATTAAATATGTTATTTTAATTATTTGTGGTGGTGAATTAGCACGCAAAACAAGCATTGTTGAACTATACATTATTCTTCTAATTGCTGCTTTGAGTATTCTTGTTAATGCTGTAGCTTTCCCACTAGACTATGGTCGCTATAGTGGTTTCTTCCTGGATCCAAACTCGGCAGGTTTTGCTTGTCTATTAGGAATAGCTCTATCATTTGCTATTAAAAACAATACCTTAAAATATATTGGTTTGTCGATTTGCACATTTTGTGGTGCGCTTACATTTTCTAGAACGTTCTTCTTATTATGGCTAATCATGCTTCTAATTTCTGTTTTTCAGAATAAGAATAACATTAAGATTTTTGTTGGCGGATTTGCGGCAATACTCCTACTATTAAGTGTAGCCACTAGTTTAAAGCTAAACCCAGAACGACTTTCAATATTAGATAGCTTAGTTGATGACGGACAAGTCAGTCAGTCTATAGACGAAGATTCAAGAACTGAAACTTGGGCTTTATATTATGATAAAATTTACGAATCTCCTTTTGTAGGTAACGGTTATAAATCTTTTATGAGCGACTATATATACGATGTTGGAGTTCATAATAATTACTTAAGAGTTTTTGGTGATGCTGGTTTTTTTCCGTTTTTAGTTTTTCTTGGAACTTATCTTTTTATGTTCTTTAAAAGTCTTCAAAACTTTAAAACCAAACCGTATCAGCTATTATTAGCATTATCCCTATTAACTTTAGGACTTACAAATCATAATTTTGACACACTCTATCATGTTACAATTGTCTCTTTATGGCTGTATTTTAAAATTACCATTACTGATGACCCTGACTCAATTGACAATAATGAAGAAGAGTTAGAACTAAATAGCACTTCAATTTAG
- a CDS encoding alanine dehydrogenase: protein MSKSRSPFTKAQLLPQEETLEILKQKGSLFIGIPKETYFQEKRVCLTPDAVSALVANGNRVMIESGAGKGANFKDKTYSEAGAEVTKDTAKVFSCPIILKVEPPSLDEIKLINPQTILISALQLKTQHKKYFEALASKRITALAFEFIKDEDGAYPAVRSLSEIAGTASILIASELLSNVNGGNGLMFGNISGVPPVEVVIIGAGTVGEFAARSAIGLGANVKVFDNSITKLRCLQSSLGRTIYTSTLQPKNLIKALKRCDVAIGAVRGKNRSPVIVTEPMVDTMKNGAVIIDVSIDMGGCFETSEVTNHDKPTFEYNGVTHYCVPNIPARYSRSASVSISNIFTPYLLKIAEDGGIENAIRFDRGLKNGLYFYHGILTNKSVADWFDLDCSDVNLLIF from the coding sequence ATGAGTAAATCAAGATCTCCTTTTACCAAAGCACAATTACTTCCACAGGAAGAAACCCTAGAAATCTTAAAACAAAAAGGCAGTTTATTTATTGGTATCCCTAAAGAAACTTACTTTCAAGAAAAACGTGTTTGCCTCACTCCTGATGCAGTTTCTGCATTAGTTGCCAACGGAAATCGCGTTATGATTGAATCTGGAGCTGGAAAAGGCGCTAATTTTAAAGATAAAACCTATAGCGAAGCTGGAGCTGAAGTCACTAAAGATACAGCTAAGGTATTTTCATGCCCTATAATCCTAAAGGTAGAACCTCCTTCTTTAGACGAAATAAAACTCATTAATCCGCAGACCATACTTATTTCTGCATTGCAACTTAAAACACAGCATAAAAAATATTTCGAAGCTTTAGCATCAAAACGCATTACAGCTTTGGCTTTCGAATTTATAAAAGATGAAGATGGAGCCTATCCTGCAGTGCGCTCATTAAGTGAAATTGCTGGTACAGCTTCTATTTTAATTGCTTCAGAACTACTTTCAAACGTTAATGGTGGTAATGGTTTAATGTTTGGCAACATAAGTGGTGTTCCACCTGTTGAAGTCGTTATAATTGGTGCAGGTACAGTTGGTGAATTTGCCGCACGTTCTGCAATTGGCTTAGGCGCAAATGTAAAAGTATTTGACAATTCAATTACAAAATTACGCTGCCTCCAATCTAGTTTAGGACGCACCATTTACACCTCTACATTACAACCTAAGAATTTAATTAAAGCCTTAAAACGTTGTGATGTAGCTATTGGAGCAGTTAGAGGAAAAAATAGATCTCCTGTAATCGTTACTGAGCCTATGGTAGATACCATGAAAAATGGAGCAGTAATTATCGATGTGAGTATTGATATGGGTGGATGTTTTGAAACTAGCGAAGTTACCAACCACGATAAACCAACTTTTGAATATAATGGCGTGACACATTATTGTGTTCCAAATATTCCTGCACGTTATTCAAGATCAGCTTCTGTGTCTATTAGTAATATTTTTACACCTTATTTACTTAAAATTGCTGAAGATGGAGGAATTGAAAATGCCATCCGATTTGATCGTGGTTTAAAAAATGGGTTGTACTTTTACCACGGAATTTTAACTAACAAATCTGTTGCAGATTGGTTTGATCTAGACTGTAGCGATGTTAACTTGTTAATCTTCTAA
- the murJ gene encoding murein biosynthesis integral membrane protein MurJ, whose amino-acid sequence MNPKFNLKQLIKKGLNNATITNVIIVGVITLLAKGLGFFKEIVIADSFGLSELLDTFYIAILIPGFMSNVFLDGFKSVFVPNYIIELRSNKDIGAFQSTCFLVTLGVALLFGLIATLFTDVYLETFFSGHTPAYYALIKTQFYYLIPCLLFWGLSSMINGLLTIDDEFTFSSMSIIFTPIAIITCVYFFKEELGSLVLAIGTLIGSFLNFLFLLIVALRRKIIHLKKPDFLSKNIKEVFKQLPAKLSANILTGANSIVDQYFGAQLIIGSIAALNYGVKIPMFAIGIITLALGNVLLPYFSKKVAENRERAFIELQRILKFLVIGSGSIALILVLLSTPLITLIFERNAFTSDDTIIVSKIQQLYLLQIPAYIVTIIMVRFLESINKNSYMAFAAVFCLILNIVLNFIFSKTMGVYGLALATSIVAVINSFILYFYIRHLNKNQTKFFNT is encoded by the coding sequence TTGAATCCTAAATTCAATCTTAAACAACTTATTAAAAAAGGCCTTAATAATGCCACAATAACAAATGTTATTATAGTTGGAGTTATTACGTTACTAGCAAAAGGCTTAGGTTTCTTCAAAGAGATTGTCATTGCAGATAGTTTTGGTCTATCTGAACTTTTAGATACTTTTTATATAGCCATACTGATACCAGGATTTATGAGTAATGTCTTTTTAGATGGTTTTAAAAGTGTATTTGTTCCTAATTATATTATTGAATTGCGAAGCAATAAAGATATAGGTGCTTTTCAAAGTACTTGTTTTTTAGTAACCCTTGGTGTTGCATTATTATTTGGTCTAATTGCAACATTATTTACTGATGTTTATCTCGAGACTTTTTTTAGTGGTCATACACCAGCATACTACGCTTTAATTAAAACACAGTTTTATTATCTAATTCCGTGTTTGTTATTTTGGGGACTTTCTTCAATGATTAATGGTCTTCTCACCATAGATGATGAATTTACTTTTTCTTCGATGAGTATTATTTTCACTCCAATCGCCATCATTACTTGTGTGTACTTTTTTAAAGAGGAATTAGGGAGCTTAGTCTTGGCTATAGGAACTCTAATTGGAAGTTTTTTAAATTTCTTATTTCTTCTGATAGTCGCATTAAGAAGAAAAATAATTCATCTAAAAAAACCAGATTTTCTATCAAAAAACATAAAAGAAGTCTTTAAACAGTTACCAGCTAAATTATCGGCTAATATCCTAACAGGAGCTAATTCTATAGTAGATCAGTATTTTGGAGCACAACTAATTATTGGTTCGATTGCAGCACTTAATTATGGTGTTAAAATTCCTATGTTTGCTATTGGTATAATCACTCTAGCATTAGGAAACGTGTTACTTCCGTATTTTTCAAAAAAAGTAGCAGAAAACCGAGAACGAGCATTTATTGAACTACAGCGTATTTTAAAGTTTCTGGTTATTGGTAGTGGAAGTATTGCTCTAATACTTGTACTTCTTTCGACACCATTAATAACGCTCATTTTTGAAAGAAATGCTTTTACATCAGACGATACTATTATAGTATCAAAAATTCAACAGTTATATTTATTGCAAATACCAGCTTATATCGTGACAATCATTATGGTAAGGTTTCTTGAATCAATCAATAAAAACAGCTACATGGCTTTTGCTGCTGTTTTTTGTTTAATATTGAACATTGTTTTAAACTTTATATTTAGCAAGACAATGGGTGTTTACGGCCTTGCTTTAGCGACTTCTATTGTTGCAGTAATAAATAGTTTTATATTATATTTTTATATTAGACATTTGAACAAAAATCAAACCAAATTTTTTAATACTTAA
- a CDS encoding T9SS type A sorting domain-containing protein: MKTPKSLCQIIGSKKYCIKYICTILFLFFSINSFSQTLAFPSVEGGGSYTTGGRGGIVVKVTTLNDSGPGSLREALMMTVPRIIVFEVSGNIVLNSRIELILENSNFTVAGQSAPEGGITLTNDIFRMGGGWGRPSEPCNNGIFRHIRFRNARYDGSSDNPQHNGFLSPGAVGLVLDHCSFSFNDDQAIGMSGHYGDLLNVTVQNCMFSENATGIIAGHSEPYDQGNMTFANNLFIDQTHRTPNISGNLQYDVINNVMFNWNSRLCTVNINSPDINYIGNYLREGEHTHTGSTNQVQVNTGTVPSIYTANNYHSTYYTTPQLDDRDLWQLFVNTGAVPSNMFTTTMHPLLPNTNVLSAADAYNAVLADVGANKFLNADGSFGTYLDSYDTLKISNVQNNISSNPYNKNWTLPTLPNNTRPTDYDTDNDGMADLWETNTFGDLSSTSSEDADNDGYTNIEEFLNGTDAVQGTTGITADAGNDVSICEGASTTLTASGGDSYQWSTGATTESIDVNPNFTTTYTVTAFDVTGSNSDTDDVEVTVNPIPVANAGNDVETCQGVPITLTANGGSGYLWNTGATTQNITVNPNTTTTYSVEVSQNGCTSEIDEVIVTVNPLPSVDAGFDLTINYGESTTLTANGADTYLWNTGETTQSIIVNPTIETTYTVTGTTNTCQNTDSVTVFLIGSEVVANAGENQTICNGSETTLIATGGAAYVWNTGETTASIDVSPSNTTIYTVTAFDSTGTVSDTDDVTVTVNELPIADAGNDVETCQGTSVVLTASGGTSYLWNTGETTQSINVTLNTTTTYTVEVSQNGCTSEIDEVIVTVNPLPSVDAGFDLTINYGESTTLTANGADTYLWNTGETTQSIIVNPTIETTYTVTGTTNTCQNTDSVTVFLIGSEVVANAGENQTICNGSETTLIATGGAAYVWNTGETTASIDVSPSNTTIYTVTAFDSTGTVSDTDDVTVTVNELPIADAGNDVETCQGTSVVLTASGGTSYLWNTGETTQSINVTLNTTTTYSVEVTHNNCSSNDDVIVTVNPLPNINAGLDVIISEGESTTLTATGADTFVWNTGETTQSIIVSPSSTITYSVTGFSNGCEATDDVIVIVETEAVNANAGVDVSICQGESTTLTASGGATYLWNTGETTSSIDVNPNNTSTYNVTVFNTLGNASDTDDVTVSVLGLPNIDAGSNVSINQGDTITLTASGAATYLWSTGDDTASIEVSPVSETTYTVTGYSNAGCEATDDVTVFIETEGVTANAGTDVSICIGETTTLTASGGATYLWNTGETTSSIDVNPNNTSTYNVTVFNTLGNASDTDDVTVSVLGLPNIDAGSNVSINQGDTITLTASGAATYLWSTGDDTASIEVSPVSETTYTVTGYSNAGCEATDDVTVFIETEGVTANAGTDVSICIGETTTLTASGGATYLWNTGETTSSIDVNPNNTSTYNVTVFNTLGNASDTDDVTVSVLGLPNIDAGSNVSINQGDTITLTASGAATYLWSTGDDTASIEVSPVSETTYTVTGYSNAGCEATDDLTVFIETEGVTANAGTDVSICIGETTTLTASGGATYLWNTGATTSSIDVNPNNTSTYSVTVFNTLGNASDTDDVTVSVLGLPNIDAGSNVSINQGDTITLTASGAATYLWSTGDDTASIEVSPVSETTYTVTGYSNAGCEATDDVTVFIETEGVTANAGTDVSICIGETTTLTASGGATYLWNTGATTSSIEVSPNSTSTYSVTVFNTLGTNSDSDDVTVEVNAIPVANAGNDIEICQSSTVILTASGGTSYLWNTGETTQSINVSPNVTTSYSVEVIQNNCSSNDDVIVIVNPLPNIDAGIDLTIDEGESTMLTATGADTYLWNTGETTQTIEVNPLVTTAYSVTGFLNACEATDEVLVTVEPFVFTADAGLDQFICEDTSTTLTASQGDAYLWNTGETTQSIVVSPWASETFTVTVFEGDDQAQDDVTVFVNLNPDVVIMNGGEVTILEGEFITLSASGANTYEWNNGATQPNIAVSPTLSTTFSVRGYINNCSDDKSITVNVVEQVIAYAGEDQFTCVNETVTLTANGGEEYLWSTGETTQSINVTPGIDTEYSVLVYNALSSDEATVTVYVNDCSPVEIPQTEQEFNFLIYQDVNADVLKFHISGMDRVDVDQIEIYDITGKIVYREQIRVKENIHYLEKEINSSQLSRGIYIVRLLYDDTELVKKIPIR; this comes from the coding sequence ATGAAAACCCCAAAATCCCTATGCCAAATTATTGGCAGTAAGAAGTATTGCATAAAGTATATATGTACGATCTTATTTTTATTTTTTAGTATTAATTCTTTTTCTCAAACTCTAGCTTTTCCTTCAGTTGAAGGTGGTGGTTCTTACACCACAGGCGGAAGAGGAGGTATAGTGGTAAAAGTTACAACGCTTAATGATAGTGGACCTGGTAGTTTAAGAGAAGCTCTTATGATGACTGTTCCAAGAATTATTGTTTTTGAAGTAAGTGGAAACATTGTTTTAAATAGTAGAATAGAACTTATTTTAGAGAATTCAAACTTTACTGTTGCTGGGCAATCAGCTCCTGAAGGAGGAATTACTTTAACCAATGACATCTTTCGAATGGGAGGAGGATGGGGAAGACCTTCTGAACCATGTAATAATGGAATATTTAGACACATTCGATTTAGAAATGCTAGATATGATGGTTCTTCTGATAATCCACAACATAACGGTTTTCTAAGTCCTGGTGCTGTAGGTCTTGTATTAGACCATTGTTCGTTTAGTTTTAATGATGATCAAGCAATTGGGATGTCTGGGCATTATGGTGATCTATTAAATGTCACAGTTCAGAATTGTATGTTTTCTGAAAATGCTACAGGAATTATCGCTGGACATAGTGAGCCTTACGATCAAGGTAATATGACTTTTGCTAACAACCTTTTTATCGACCAAACTCATAGAACTCCAAATATTAGTGGTAATCTACAATATGATGTTATTAATAATGTAATGTTTAATTGGAATTCAAGATTATGCACAGTGAATATAAATAGTCCTGATATTAATTATATCGGTAATTATTTAAGAGAAGGAGAGCATACGCATACTGGATCGACTAATCAGGTGCAAGTAAATACAGGTACAGTTCCTTCAATTTATACAGCTAATAATTATCATAGTACATATTATACAACACCACAATTAGATGATCGGGATTTATGGCAACTATTTGTTAATACAGGTGCTGTTCCATCAAATATGTTTACAACTACGATGCATCCTTTACTTCCAAATACTAATGTGTTATCTGCTGCTGACGCGTATAATGCCGTTTTAGCAGATGTTGGAGCAAATAAATTTCTAAATGCTGATGGTAGTTTTGGTACTTACCTGGATAGTTATGACACTTTAAAAATATCTAACGTTCAAAATAATATCAGTAGTAATCCTTATAATAAAAATTGGACACTGCCAACTTTACCAAATAACACAAGACCTACTGATTATGATACTGATAATGATGGAATGGCAGATCTTTGGGAGACAAACACTTTTGGTGATTTATCTAGTACATCTAGTGAAGATGCTGATAATGATGGTTATACGAATATAGAAGAATTTTTAAATGGAACTGATGCTGTTCAAGGTACAACCGGAATTACAGCTGATGCTGGGAATGATGTATCCATCTGCGAAGGAGCATCAACAACACTTACAGCAAGTGGTGGAGATAGTTATCAATGGAGTACTGGTGCAACAACAGAAAGTATTGATGTAAATCCAAATTTTACTACAACGTATACTGTGACAGCTTTTGATGTTACAGGATCAAATTCAGATACAGATGATGTGGAAGTGACAGTGAATCCTATTCCAGTTGCTAACGCAGGAAATGATGTTGAAACGTGTCAAGGTGTTCCTATAACGTTAACAGCAAATGGTGGTTCAGGTTATTTATGGAATACTGGTGCTACTACACAAAACATAACTGTAAACCCAAATACTACAACTACGTATTCAGTAGAAGTGTCCCAAAATGGATGTACAAGTGAAATAGATGAAGTCATTGTAACGGTAAATCCATTACCTTCAGTTGATGCAGGTTTTGATTTGACAATTAATTATGGAGAATCAACGACATTAACTGCAAATGGTGCAGACACATATTTATGGAATACAGGCGAAACAACTCAAAGCATTATAGTAAATCCAACAATTGAAACCACATATACTGTCACAGGCACAACTAATACCTGCCAAAATACAGATTCCGTAACGGTTTTTCTAATAGGCAGCGAAGTAGTTGCCAATGCAGGAGAAAATCAAACGATTTGCAATGGATCAGAAACTACATTAATCGCTACAGGAGGAGCTGCTTATGTTTGGAACACTGGAGAGACGACTGCGAGTATTGATGTTAGTCCATCTAACACTACAATATATACTGTTACTGCTTTTGATAGTACAGGAACTGTTTCAGATACAGATGATGTTACTGTAACTGTAAACGAATTACCAATTGCTGATGCAGGAAATGATGTTGAAACCTGTCAAGGCACTTCGGTAGTTTTAACAGCTTCAGGAGGTACTAGTTATTTATGGAATACAGGTGAAACGACTCAAAGTATAAATGTGACTCTTAATACTACAACTACGTATACAGTAGAAGTGTCCCAAAATGGATGTACAAGTGAAATAGATGAAGTCATTGTAACGGTAAATCCATTACCTTCAGTTGATGCAGGTTTTGATTTGACAATTAATTATGGAGAATCAACGACATTAACTGCAAATGGTGCAGACACATATTTATGGAATACAGGCGAAACAACTCAAAGCATTATAGTAAATCCAACAATTGAAACCACATATACTGTCACAGGCACAACTAATACCTGCCAAAATACAGATTCCGTAACGGTTTTTCTAATAGGCAGCGAAGTAGTTGCCAATGCAGGAGAAAATCAAACGATTTGCAATGGATCAGAAACTACATTAATCGCTACAGGAGGAGCTGCTTATGTTTGGAACACTGGAGAGACGACTGCGAGTATTGATGTTAGTCCATCTAATACTACAATATATACTGTTACTGCTTTTGATAGTACAGGAACGGTTTCAGATACAGATGATGTTACTGTAACTGTAAACGAATTACCAATTGCTGATGCAGGAAATGATGTTGAAACCTGTCAAGGCACTTCGGTAGTTTTAACAGCTTCAGGAGGTACTAGTTATTTATGGAATACAGGTGAAACGACTCAAAGTATAAATGTGACTCTTAATACTACAACTACGTATTCAGTAGAAGTGACACATAATAATTGTTCAAGTAATGATGACGTTATCGTAACAGTAAATCCTTTGCCAAATATTAATGCAGGTTTAGATGTCATTATTTCTGAAGGAGAAAGTACAACATTAACAGCAACTGGTGCTGATACGTTTGTATGGAACACTGGAGAAACAACACAAAGTATTATCGTAAGTCCATCAAGTACTATTACGTATTCAGTAACTGGATTCTCAAATGGTTGTGAAGCCACTGATGACGTTATTGTAATTGTAGAAACAGAAGCCGTAAACGCTAATGCAGGAGTTGATGTAAGTATTTGTCAAGGAGAGTCAACAACCCTTACAGCTTCAGGAGGAGCAACCTATTTATGGAATACAGGTGAAACAACTTCTAGTATTGATGTAAATCCAAATAATACGTCAACATATAATGTTACAGTTTTTAATACCTTAGGAAACGCTTCAGATACAGATGATGTGACAGTAAGTGTTTTAGGATTACCAAATATAGATGCAGGATCAAATGTATCGATTAATCAAGGAGATACAATAACACTCACAGCTTCTGGTGCTGCAACGTATTTATGGAGCACAGGAGACGATACCGCAAGTATTGAAGTGTCACCAGTTTCAGAAACGACATATACAGTAACAGGATATTCAAATGCTGGTTGTGAAGCGACAGATGATGTTACAGTATTTATAGAAACAGAAGGTGTAACTGCCAATGCAGGAACAGATGTAAGTATTTGTATAGGAGAAACAACAACCCTTACAGCTTCAGGAGGAGCAACCTATTTATGGAATACAGGTGAAACAACTTCTAGTATTGATGTAAATCCAAATAATACGTCAACATATAATGTTACAGTTTTTAATACCTTAGGAAACGCTTCAGATACAGATGATGTGACAGTAAGTGTTTTAGGATTACCAAATATAGATGCAGGATCAAATGTATCGATTAATCAAGGAGATACAATAACACTCACAGCTTCTGGTGCTGCAACGTATTTATGGAGCACAGGAGACGATACCGCAAGTATTGAAGTGTCACCAGTTTCAGAAACGACATATACAGTAACAGGATATTCAAATGCTGGTTGTGAAGCGACAGATGATGTTACAGTATTTATAGAAACAGAAGGTGTAACTGCCAATGCAGGAACAGATGTAAGTATTTGTATAGGAGAAACAACAACCCTTACAGCTTCAGGAGGAGCAACCTATTTATGGAATACAGGTGAAACAACTTCTAGTATTGATGTAAATCCAAATAATACGTCAACATATAATGTTACAGTTTTTAATACCTTAGGAAACGCTTCAGATACAGATGATGTGACAGTAAGTGTTTTAGGATTACCAAATATAGATGCAGGATCAAATGTATCGATTAATCAAGGAGATACAATAACACTCACAGCTTCTGGTGCTGCAACGTATTTATGGAGCACAGGAGACGATACCGCAAGTATTGAAGTGTCACCAGTTTCAGAAACGACATATACAGTAACAGGATATTCAAATGCTGGTTGTGAAGCGACAGATGATCTTACAGTATTTATAGAAACAGAAGGTGTAACTGCCAATGCAGGAACAGATGTAAGTATTTGTATAGGAGAAACAACAACCCTTACAGCTTCAGGAGGAGCAACCTATTTATGGAATACAGGAGCAACAACTTCTAGTATTGATGTAAATCCAAATAATACGTCAACATATAGTGTTACAGTTTTTAATACCTTAGGAAACGCTTCAGATACAGATGATGTAACAGTAAGTGTTTTAGGATTACCAAATATAGATGCAGGATCAAATGTATCGATTAATCAAGGAGATACAATAACACTCACAGCTTCTGGTGCTGCAACGTATTTATGGAGCACAGGAGACGATACCGCAAGTATTGAAGTGTCACCAGTTTCAGAAACGACATATACAGTAACAGGATATTCAAATGCTGGTTGTGAAGCGACAGATGATGTTACAGTATTTATAGAAACAGAAGGTGTAACTGCCAATGCAGGAACAGATGTAAGTATTTGTATAGGAGAAACAACAACCCTTACAGCTTCAGGAGGAGCAACCTATTTATGGAATACAGGAGCAACAACTTCTAGTATTGAGGTTAGCCCTAATTCAACATCAACCTATTCTGTAACGGTTTTTAATACCTTAGGAACCAATTCAGATTCAGACGATGTAACTGTTGAGGTAAATGCTATTCCTGTTGCAAATGCAGGTAATGATATTGAGATTTGTCAAAGTTCAACAGTAATATTAACAGCTTCAGGAGGAACTAGTTATTTATGGAATACTGGTGAAACTACACAAAGTATAAATGTGTCGCCAAATGTTACAACTTCTTATTCTGTAGAAGTCATACAAAATAATTGTTCTAGTAATGATGACGTTATTGTAATAGTAAACCCTTTGCCAAATATTGATGCAGGAATAGATCTTACTATTGATGAAGGAGAAAGTACAATGTTAACAGCTACAGGTGCAGATACATATTTATGGAACACTGGAGAAACGACGCAAACCATAGAAGTTAATCCGTTAGTAACAACAGCTTATTCTGTCACAGGGTTTTTAAATGCTTGTGAAGCCACAGATGAGGTTTTAGTAACTGTAGAGCCATTTGTGTTTACTGCTGATGCTGGTTTAGATCAGTTTATTTGTGAAGATACATCTACAACACTTACAGCTTCTCAAGGAGATGCTTATTTATGGAATACAGGAGAAACAACTCAAAGTATTGTTGTTAGTCCTTGGGCATCAGAAACCTTTACTGTTACTGTATTTGAAGGTGATGATCAAGCTCAAGATGATGTAACAGTTTTTGTGAATCTTAATCCAGATGTTGTAATTATGAATGGAGGAGAAGTAACAATTCTTGAAGGCGAGTTTATAACGCTTTCTGCAAGTGGAGCAAATACTTACGAATGGAACAATGGTGCAACCCAACCAAACATTGCTGTTAGTCCAACATTATCAACAACGTTCTCTGTAAGAGGGTATATTAACAATTGTTCTGATGATAAATCAATTACAGTAAATGTGGTAGAACAGGTTATAGCTTATGCAGGAGAAGATCAATTTACTTGTGTTAATGAAACGGTAACACTTACTGCCAATGGAGGTGAAGAGTATTTATGGAGTACAGGAGAAACAACTCAAAGTATAAATGTAACTCCTGGAATTGATACAGAATATTCAGTTTTAGTGTATAATGCATTATCTTCAGATGAAGCAACAGTTACAGTTTATGTTAATGATTGTAGTCCTGTAGAAATTCCGCAAACCGAACAAGAATTTAATTTCTTAATTTACCAAGATGTTAATGCAGATGTACTTAAGTTTCACATTTCAGGAATGGATAGAGTAGATGTTGATCAAATCGAAATATATGATATTACAGGTAAAATTGTTTATAGAGAACAAATAAGAGTTAAAGAGAATATACATTATTTAGAAAAAGAAATTAATAGCTCTCAATTATCTAGAGGTATTTATATTGTTCGACTTCTTTATGATGATACAGAACTAGTGAAAAAAATCCCGATAAGATAA